Proteins co-encoded in one Dysgonomonadaceae bacterium zrk40 genomic window:
- a CDS encoding ABC transporter permease, which yields MTNYLIRRFVGMLVVTFLVLTIAFVLVRLAPGDPAALMLGPDATPQDVMDLRASLGLDRPIFVQYLTFVANAAQGDLGRSLFFDNSVTSVLAARAEPTVFLSLFSLIFALVIATPIGIYAAYRRGSVLDQSAVTTAMLAASVPSFLTGLIFQRYLATELGWFPASGYGGPDAGFLDRMWHLVLPSITLGIVNSALILRFTRASMLDILGEDYVRTARAKGMSERRVVLRHALKNAGIPIITVVGLTFALLVAGAVVTERVFNLPGLGSLVVNAVLRRDYPVIQGTLIVVAILYVFINLLTDLLYLVIDKRVRY from the coding sequence ATGACAAATTATCTGATCAGGCGTTTTGTGGGCATGCTGGTCGTAACCTTCCTCGTGCTGACGATCGCCTTCGTGCTTGTGCGGCTTGCGCCGGGAGATCCGGCGGCCCTGATGCTGGGGCCGGACGCGACGCCTCAGGACGTCATGGATCTGCGCGCCAGCCTCGGCCTCGATCGGCCGATCTTCGTGCAATACCTCACCTTCGTTGCCAATGCCGCACAGGGTGATCTCGGCCGCTCGCTTTTCTTTGACAATTCCGTGACGTCGGTACTCGCGGCGCGGGCCGAACCGACCGTGTTCCTGTCGCTGTTCTCGCTGATCTTCGCCCTCGTCATCGCCACGCCGATCGGAATCTACGCGGCTTATCGGCGCGGCTCGGTGCTGGATCAGTCGGCGGTGACGACCGCCATGCTCGCCGCATCGGTTCCAAGCTTCCTGACCGGCCTCATCTTTCAGCGCTATCTCGCCACCGAACTCGGCTGGTTTCCCGCCTCCGGCTATGGCGGGCCCGATGCCGGTTTCCTCGATCGAATGTGGCATCTTGTGCTGCCCTCGATCACGCTCGGCATCGTGAACTCCGCGCTGATCCTGCGTTTCACCCGCGCTTCGATGCTGGACATTCTCGGCGAAGACTATGTGCGCACCGCCCGCGCCAAAGGCATGAGCGAGCGCCGCGTGGTGCTGCGTCACGCGCTCAAGAACGCCGGCATTCCGATCATCACCGTCGTCGGGCTCACCTTCGCGCTGCTGGTGGCCGGCGCCGTGGTCACGGAACGGGTGTTCAATCTGCCGGGACTTGGCAGCCTTGTGGTGAATGCGGTGCTGCGACGGGATTATCCCGTGATCCAGGGCACGCTCATCGTGGTGGCGATCCTCTACGTCTTCATCAATCTTCTGACCGACCTTCTCTATCTGGTCATCGACAAGCGGGTGCGGTACTGA
- a CDS encoding ABC transporter ATP-binding protein yields the protein MNEDAILDVRGLNVRFRGQGREVAALRDVSFSIGRGRTLALVGESGSGKSVTSLALMGLLPPNGRIAAGTLAYRHRDGRMLELTELGEAERRRLRGDQMSMIFQEPMSSLNPLFTIGDQIGEMLFLHETMDAATRRRRTIEMLELVEIPEAARRMDSYPHELSGGMRQRVMIAMAMICKPSLLIADEPTTALDVTIQAQILDLMRQLQKDFGMSILFITHDMGVVAEMADDVAVMYAGGVVEQAGVDALFNDTRHPYTKGLLSSIPGPWRPRGERLVPIPGSVPPLASLPPGCAFAPRCGYAEPRCREPVALTRKAPDHLAACILEGVEAP from the coding sequence ATGAACGAGGACGCCATTCTGGATGTCCGGGGACTGAACGTCCGCTTTCGCGGCCAGGGGCGCGAGGTGGCGGCGCTGCGCGACGTCAGCTTCAGCATCGGCCGCGGTCGCACGCTTGCGCTGGTGGGCGAGAGCGGTTCCGGTAAATCGGTGACCTCGCTGGCGCTGATGGGCCTGCTGCCGCCGAACGGCAGGATCGCGGCGGGCACGCTCGCCTATCGCCACCGCGACGGCCGCATGCTCGAACTGACGGAGCTTGGCGAAGCGGAGCGGCGGCGGCTGCGCGGCGACCAGATGTCGATGATTTTCCAGGAGCCGATGTCGTCGCTCAACCCGCTGTTCACGATCGGTGACCAGATCGGCGAGATGCTGTTCCTGCACGAGACGATGGACGCGGCGACGCGGCGCAGGCGCACGATCGAAATGCTGGAACTGGTCGAGATACCGGAAGCCGCGCGGCGGATGGACAGCTACCCCCACGAACTCTCGGGCGGCATGCGCCAGCGCGTGATGATTGCCATGGCAATGATCTGCAAGCCTTCGCTTCTGATCGCCGACGAGCCGACGACCGCGCTCGATGTCACGATCCAGGCGCAGATCCTCGACCTGATGCGGCAGTTGCAGAAGGATTTCGGCATGTCGATCCTGTTCATCACCCATGACATGGGCGTTGTGGCCGAGATGGCGGACGATGTCGCGGTCATGTATGCTGGCGGGGTGGTCGAGCAGGCCGGCGTCGACGCGCTCTTCAACGACACCCGGCATCCCTACACGAAGGGACTTCTCTCCTCTATCCCGGGGCCGTGGCGCCCGCGCGGCGAACGGCTGGTGCCGATTCCGGGTTCCGTTCCGCCGCTTGCCAGCCTGCCGCCGGGATGCGCTTTCGCGCCGCGCTGCGGCTATGCCGAACCGCGCTGTCGCGAGCCGGTGGCGCTGACGCGCAAGGCGCCCGACCATCTGGCCGCCTGCATCCTTGAAGGTGTTGAGGCGCCATGA
- a CDS encoding ABC transporter substrate-binding protein, giving the protein MNRLLSQLSCASALALAMAVSGHAQAQTEVDVAMIGEPDTFDPMVSTKDVVSIVTQHFVETLFTFDDNWATVPLLAAATPDVSDDGLTYVIPIREGVTFHDGSTMDSADVVGSLERWLKVASRGKSVAAYVDSVEATGDYEVTIKLNQPYAPLLSLLAFSNSAAVVYPEEILADQIDNVVGTGPYEIADYVPDQYIQLVRFDGYTQPTGAAERKQIPDEIRFVPVADPNTRVEGLLSGQFDFADSLSTESYGRLESSDVAEPLLLEPFGWPLFAMNHKKGMMTDIEIRKAVQAALPFDDMLYAAFGDEKFYQVEGAMYPEGWVWNNDGGVELYNQNDIKAAAAHLEKAGYDGTPLRILTSRQYEFHYQMALVAKAALEAAGFKVQMDVVDWATLAERRNNPDLWDIYITHSPFLPEPALISSFSAEAREGWNDPVKNEIYARFTTETDPEIRKAVFKELQTELYENVGFIKIGNFNALQGKSKTLEGVSASPWPQFWNASTSE; this is encoded by the coding sequence ATGAACCGTCTTCTCTCTCAATTGTCATGCGCTTCGGCGCTGGCGCTCGCGATGGCCGTGTCCGGTCACGCCCAGGCGCAAACCGAAGTCGATGTAGCCATGATCGGCGAACCCGATACGTTCGACCCCATGGTCTCCACCAAGGACGTGGTCAGCATCGTGACCCAGCACTTCGTCGAGACCCTGTTCACCTTCGACGACAATTGGGCGACGGTTCCGCTGCTTGCCGCGGCCACGCCGGATGTCAGCGATGACGGGCTGACCTATGTCATTCCGATCCGCGAAGGCGTCACCTTCCACGACGGTTCCACCATGGATTCGGCTGATGTTGTCGGCTCGCTGGAGCGTTGGCTCAAAGTGGCCTCCCGCGGCAAGAGCGTCGCCGCCTATGTCGACAGCGTCGAGGCGACCGGCGATTATGAGGTGACCATCAAGCTCAACCAGCCTTACGCGCCGCTTCTTTCCCTGCTCGCATTCTCAAACTCGGCGGCGGTGGTCTATCCCGAGGAGATCCTCGCCGACCAGATCGACAATGTGGTCGGAACCGGTCCTTACGAGATAGCCGATTATGTGCCGGACCAGTACATCCAGCTTGTCCGCTTCGATGGCTATACCCAGCCGACAGGCGCGGCCGAACGCAAGCAGATTCCCGATGAAATCCGCTTCGTGCCCGTTGCCGACCCGAATACGCGGGTTGAGGGCTTGCTTTCCGGCCAGTTCGATTTTGCCGACAGTCTGTCGACGGAATCTTATGGCAGGCTGGAGTCGAGCGACGTCGCCGAGCCATTGCTGCTGGAGCCCTTCGGCTGGCCGCTGTTCGCGATGAACCACAAGAAGGGCATGATGACCGATATCGAAATCCGCAAAGCCGTCCAGGCCGCCCTGCCCTTCGACGACATGCTGTATGCCGCCTTTGGCGACGAGAAATTCTATCAGGTCGAAGGCGCGATGTACCCGGAAGGCTGGGTCTGGAACAATGACGGCGGCGTCGAACTCTATAATCAGAACGATATCAAAGCCGCCGCCGCGCACCTGGAGAAGGCGGGCTATGACGGCACGCCGCTGCGCATCCTGACCTCGCGCCAGTACGAGTTCCACTACCAGATGGCCCTGGTCGCGAAGGCCGCACTCGAAGCCGCCGGCTTCAAGGTGCAGATGGATGTCGTGGACTGGGCCACGCTCGCCGAGCGGCGCAACAACCCCGATCTGTGGGACATCTACATCACCCACTCCCCGTTCCTGCCCGAGCCGGCGCTGATCTCCAGCTTCTCGGCCGAAGCGCGTGAAGGCTGGAATGATCCGGTCAAGAACGAGATCTATGCCCGTTTCACCACCGAGACGGATCCGGAAATCCGCAAGGCCGTGTTCAAGGAACTCCAGACCGAACTTTACGAGAATGTCGGCTTCATCAAGATCGGCAACTTCAATGCGCTTCAAGGCAAGTCGAAGACGCTCGAAGGCGTCAGCGCTTCGCCGTGGCCGCAGTTCTGGAATGCCTCGACGTCCGAATAA
- a CDS encoding RidA family protein, with product MRESPEARLVRSGLALPADPPRPVGSFCNVRRSGNLLFVSGQGPVLADGTLMTGKVGDTVSAEEAREHAELVAVNILTALRAFCDGSLDRVRGVVKLLGLVNATPEFSRHPYVIDGASDLLAPIFGQAGIHSRSAFGVGSLPNQITVEIEAIFEIDAEGIQAGTTADVL from the coding sequence TTGCGGGAATCGCCGGAGGCGAGACTCGTCCGGTCCGGCCTCGCGCTCCCGGCGGATCCGCCCCGGCCGGTCGGCTCGTTCTGCAACGTACGCCGGTCCGGCAATCTGCTGTTCGTATCCGGCCAGGGACCCGTGCTCGCCGACGGCACACTCATGACCGGGAAGGTCGGCGACACCGTTTCGGCTGAAGAAGCGCGCGAACATGCCGAACTCGTCGCGGTCAACATCCTGACCGCCCTGCGCGCGTTTTGCGACGGCTCGCTCGACCGGGTGAGAGGCGTGGTGAAGCTGCTTGGCCTCGTCAACGCGACGCCGGAGTTTTCGCGCCACCCCTATGTCATCGACGGCGCCTCGGATCTGCTCGCCCCCATCTTCGGACAGGCCGGCATTCACTCGCGCTCCGCGTTTGGCGTGGGCTCGCTGCCCAACCAGATCACGGTCGAGATCGAGGCAATCTTCGAAATCGATGCGGAAGGCATTCAAGCCGGAACAACGGCGGATGTTCTATGA
- a CDS encoding amidohydrolase/deacetylase family metallohydrolase yields MSLTLVNFHIIGFDDAPDQIHIGDDGLLAKNAAPDARLIDCNGAFLSPGWCDLHVHVWHGGTDISVRASQAGRPTGVTAMADAGSAGEASFHGLREYVIERQSETVRAFLNIGSIGLVACNRVPELIDWRSIDIDKTLAVVEANRDVICGIKVRASGVIVGSWGITPAKIAKRVAEMTRLPLMVHVGEPPPLIDEVFELLTPGDIVTHCFNGKAAGSIRDTDALFKMAQDMAARGILMDIGHGGASFNFETARASMADGLKPFSISTDLHLHSIEDPVRDLATTMSKLYGLGLPFDDCIEAVCAGPRGVLGLSGRGGLAAGTRADFTVFDFAEASLPVLDSQGNTMTLERLFEPRMTVIGNDVQPAARRAS; encoded by the coding sequence ATGTCTCTCACCCTCGTCAATTTCCACATTATCGGGTTCGATGACGCACCCGATCAAATCCACATCGGCGATGACGGCCTGCTTGCGAAGAACGCCGCGCCGGACGCCCGGCTCATCGATTGCAACGGCGCCTTTCTGTCGCCAGGCTGGTGCGACCTGCATGTCCATGTCTGGCATGGTGGCACGGACATTTCGGTGCGGGCCTCGCAGGCCGGCCGGCCGACCGGCGTCACCGCCATGGCCGATGCCGGCTCGGCCGGCGAGGCGAGTTTTCACGGCCTGCGCGAATACGTCATCGAACGCCAGTCCGAAACCGTGCGCGCGTTTCTCAACATCGGCTCCATCGGGCTGGTTGCCTGCAACCGGGTGCCCGAACTGATCGACTGGCGCTCCATCGATATCGACAAGACACTGGCCGTGGTCGAGGCCAATCGCGACGTCATCTGCGGCATCAAGGTTCGCGCCTCGGGCGTGATCGTCGGCTCCTGGGGGATCACACCCGCCAAGATCGCCAAGCGCGTCGCCGAAATGACCAGGCTGCCGCTGATGGTGCATGTGGGCGAACCGCCGCCGCTGATTGACGAGGTCTTCGAACTTCTGACGCCGGGCGATATCGTGACCCATTGCTTCAACGGCAAGGCCGCCGGCTCGATCCGCGACACCGATGCGCTGTTCAAAATGGCGCAGGACATGGCGGCGCGGGGCATATTGATGGATATCGGACATGGCGGGGCCTCGTTCAATTTCGAGACCGCGCGCGCCTCGATGGCCGATGGCCTGAAGCCGTTCTCGATTTCGACGGACCTCCATCTCCACAGCATCGAGGACCCGGTGCGCGACCTCGCGACCACCATGTCCAAGCTCTACGGCCTCGGTTTGCCCTTCGACGATTGTATTGAAGCGGTCTGCGCCGGACCGCGCGGCGTGCTCGGCCTCAGCGGGCGCGGCGGTCTTGCCGCCGGAACACGCGCCGATTTCACGGTTTTCGATTTCGCCGAGGCTTCGCTGCCGGTCCTCGACAGTCAGGGCAACACCATGACGCTGGAACGGCTGTTCGAGCCGCGCATGACGGTGATCGGCAACGATGTTCAACCGGCCGCGCGGAGGGCCTCATGA
- a CDS encoding ABC transporter permease — protein sequence MADTTLSSGTPETAEPEGTGEPGFFRVLLARRSVQVSLAVFLAIAILCLFASLVAPANPDAMSVRERLQGPSAAHWFGTDAFGRDVLSRLLYAGRSSLSIGLSVAILSSLIGVVIGLTAGFFSRLDWPFSRLIDAMMAFPDILMALSLVAIFGGTLTNVVVALSIVYAPRVARIVRASTMVIREMPYVEAARALGTRTWRIMITHALRNIVSPILVQATFIFAYAMLAEAGLSFLGIGVDPETPTWGIMVNEGRQYLDTAIYLILFPGVAISLSVLTLQIVGDALRDALDPHLAKEA from the coding sequence ATGGCCGATACGACACTTTCCTCCGGCACGCCGGAAACGGCCGAACCGGAAGGCACGGGCGAACCCGGTTTCTTCCGTGTCCTGCTTGCGCGGCGTTCGGTGCAGGTCTCACTGGCCGTGTTCCTGGCAATCGCAATTCTCTGTCTGTTCGCGTCGCTGGTGGCGCCCGCCAATCCCGATGCGATGTCGGTGCGCGAGCGCCTGCAGGGACCGAGTGCTGCCCACTGGTTCGGCACGGATGCGTTCGGACGCGATGTACTGTCGCGCCTTCTTTACGCCGGGCGCTCTTCGCTCAGCATCGGACTTTCGGTGGCGATCCTGTCGTCGTTGATTGGCGTGGTGATTGGCCTGACGGCAGGCTTCTTCAGCCGGCTCGACTGGCCGTTTTCGCGGTTGATCGACGCGATGATGGCGTTTCCGGACATCCTCATGGCGCTGTCGCTCGTCGCGATTTTCGGCGGCACCCTCACCAATGTCGTGGTCGCGCTCTCGATCGTTTATGCGCCGCGCGTCGCCCGCATCGTCAGAGCCTCGACGATGGTCATCCGCGAAATGCCTTATGTCGAGGCCGCACGGGCTCTGGGAACGCGGACCTGGCGCATCATGATCACCCATGCGCTGCGCAACATCGTCTCGCCGATCCTGGTGCAGGCAACGTTCATCTTCGCCTATGCGATGCTGGCCGAGGCCGGCCTCTCCTTCCTCGGCATCGGCGTCGACCCCGAGACCCCGACCTGGGGCATCATGGTCAATGAAGGCCGCCAATACCTCGACACGGCCATCTATCTCATCCTGTTTCCGGGCGTTGCCATATCGCTGTCCGTACTGACTCTCCAGATCGTCGGCGACGCGCTGCGCGACGCTCTCGACCCGCATCTTGCCAAGGAAGCCTGA
- a CDS encoding ABC transporter ATP-binding protein: MTEPFISIRNMTKTFGPASDPVYAVNDVSFDIPKGSITGLVGESGSGKSTLGRSLLRLIEPTSGSTVFDGCDLNSLKAGDLRAMRRRMQMVFQDPVSSLNPRLSVEAIIAEGLVAHGIGSRRTRRDKVASLLEEVGLSADHMRRYPHEFSGGQRQRIGIARALALEPEFIVADESVSALDVSIQAQVLNLLLDLRERRNLTMLFIAHDLSVVDYLCDQVAVMYLGRLMEIGPAADIHERPRHPYTLALNSAIPMPRPGAARDREVLKGDIPSPMSPPSGCVFRTRCAHAREICASGIPSPVEVSAGHYSHCKRIEAIGEN; this comes from the coding sequence ATGACGGAACCGTTTATCAGCATTCGCAACATGACCAAGACGTTCGGCCCTGCGAGTGACCCGGTCTATGCCGTCAACGACGTCAGCTTCGATATCCCGAAGGGGTCGATAACGGGGCTGGTCGGAGAAAGCGGTTCGGGAAAATCCACGCTCGGGCGCAGCCTGCTCAGGCTGATCGAGCCGACATCGGGCAGCACGGTTTTCGACGGCTGCGACCTCAACAGCCTGAAGGCCGGTGACCTGAGGGCCATGCGTCGGCGCATGCAGATGGTGTTTCAGGACCCGGTTTCCTCCCTTAACCCCCGGCTTTCGGTCGAGGCGATCATTGCCGAAGGTCTCGTCGCGCATGGCATCGGTTCGCGGCGCACCCGCCGCGATAAAGTGGCTTCGCTTCTGGAAGAGGTTGGTCTCAGCGCCGACCACATGCGGCGCTATCCGCACGAATTCTCGGGCGGCCAGCGTCAGCGCATCGGCATTGCCCGCGCGCTCGCGCTGGAGCCGGAATTCATCGTCGCCGACGAGAGCGTCTCCGCCCTCGATGTGTCGATCCAGGCGCAGGTGCTCAATCTGCTGCTCGATCTGCGCGAACGGCGCAACCTGACCATGCTGTTCATCGCCCACGACCTGTCGGTTGTCGACTATCTCTGCGATCAGGTCGCGGTGATGTATCTGGGCCGGCTGATGGAAATCGGTCCAGCCGCCGATATCCACGAACGTCCGCGCCACCCCTACACGCTGGCGCTGAACTCGGCAATTCCGATGCCGCGGCCTGGCGCTGCGCGCGACCGGGAGGTTCTAAAGGGCGATATCCCCAGTCCGATGTCGCCGCCATCCGGATGCGTCTTTCGGACCCGATGCGCGCATGCGCGCGAGATCTGCGCCTCCGGCATTCCCTCGCCCGTGGAGGTTTCCGCGGGTCATTACAGTCACTGCAAGAGAATAGAGGCAATTGGTGAAAATTGA
- a CDS encoding IclR family transcriptional regulator translates to MQDTSKAPRSRTSGIDRTLQIMDILLDYRRPMTAYELAKSAAAPVSTIYRLIDELVERGMLSRTSESLVWFGPRLMHYGLAYRSRMNMYVEAEKEMLALSRRTGEMVQVCARDGGMMVVIGMAEGEGHFRVTSDVGTRVPLNWTASGLLLLGHLDPAERTAAFAESARPSNTGLAETDPEALSERSRKDFLEGLSVQSGSSEEGVVCIAAPIRDADGACQLTMSVVMPRHRLEEKFDSISVQVREAASLVERAVGHRTSAVVPA, encoded by the coding sequence ATGCAAGACACCAGCAAAGCGCCGCGCTCGCGCACCAGCGGTATCGACAGGACGCTGCAGATCATGGATATCCTGCTCGACTACAGGCGTCCCATGACCGCCTACGAACTCGCCAAGAGCGCCGCCGCGCCGGTTTCCACGATCTACCGACTGATCGATGAACTGGTCGAACGCGGCATGTTGAGCCGGACGTCCGAGAGCCTTGTCTGGTTCGGACCGCGGCTGATGCATTACGGTCTTGCCTACCGCTCGCGCATGAACATGTATGTCGAGGCCGAGAAGGAAATGCTCGCGCTCAGCCGGCGAACCGGCGAGATGGTTCAGGTCTGCGCACGCGACGGCGGCATGATGGTCGTCATCGGCATGGCCGAGGGCGAGGGCCACTTTCGCGTGACCTCCGATGTCGGCACCCGCGTTCCGCTCAACTGGACCGCTTCGGGCCTGCTTCTGCTCGGCCACCTCGATCCGGCCGAACGCACCGCCGCCTTCGCGGAAAGCGCTCGTCCCTCCAACACCGGGCTTGCCGAAACCGATCCGGAAGCTCTTTCCGAGCGCAGTCGCAAGGACTTTCTCGAAGGGCTTTCGGTGCAGTCGGGCAGTTCCGAGGAGGGCGTGGTCTGCATCGCCGCCCCCATCCGCGACGCTGACGGCGCCTGCCAGCTCACCATGTCCGTGGTCATGCCGCGCCACCGGCTCGAGGAGAAGTTCGACAGCATTTCCGTGCAGGTGCGCGAGGCTGCAAGTCTTGTCGAGCGCGCCGTGGGTCATAGAACATCCGCCGTTGTTCCGGCTTGA